In the Nitrospirota bacterium genome, ATCCTGTCTCGTCTTGATTGCCGCCGGTTGTCTGGCGCAGCGCTATCAGGGAGATCTCCTCAAACAATTGCCGGAGCTCGACGGAGTGGTGGGAACCGGTGAGTTCGGAAAGATCGCAGAAATTTGCCGGGATCTCTTGGCGCCGAAAAAACGGCAGCAACGACTCTGGATCAGCGAGCCTCCCTATCTCTACGACGCAGATGCGCCACGGCTCCGTCTCGGGAAAGCCCATAGCGCCTATGTGAAAATCGCCGAAGGCTGCAACCGGAACTGTGCGTTCTGCGCGATTCCCTTGATGAGAGGCAAACAGCGAAGCCGCCCCGTAGAATCGATCGTGGCCGAAGCCACGCGCCTCGCAGCGGAAGGCGTAAAGGAAATCAACCTCATTTCCCAGGACACCGTGAATTACGGCGTCGATCTTGGCCTGCGCCAAGGCCTCACCACGCTGCTCCGCGAGTTGGTGAAGGTGAAAGACCTCCATTGGATCAGGCCATTCTATCTCTATCCGCAACAGGTATCGGACGAGTTGTTGGATCTCTACGCGGGAGAAGAAAAGATCACCAAGTACATCGACATGCCGCTGCAGCACATCAACGATCGCATGCTCAAACGAATGCACAGGCTGGGCGATCGGAACACCATCACCTCTCTCGTTGAACGAATCCGGACGCGCATTCCCGCGGTCACGTTTCGCACGGCCTTCATCGTGGGGTTTCCAGGCGAGACCGAGCAGGCGTTCGACGAACTACGAAACTACGTGGCAGAGGCCGAGTTCGATCGCGTGGCGGTGTTTTTGTATTCAGACGAAGAAGATACGCCGGCCCTTGGGCTGGACGACAAGATCGAACGGTCGGTCATGGACGAACGACGGAATGAACTTCTGGCTGTGCAAGAAGAGATTGCGGCGGCCCGAGGCCAGGCCCGTATCGGCTCCGTCATGGAGGTTCTGGTCGAAGGGGTTTCAGAAGAGACGGAGCTATTGCTCGAGGGCCGCCATGAAGGGCTGGCTCCGGAGATCGACGGCGTCGTCTATATCAATGATGGGTCAGCCATGGCAGGGGACGTCGTCAAGGTCGAGATCACCGATGCGGCGATGTATGACCTGGTCGGCCACATCGTCCCATAATGGGCTGCTGAAAAATACCGCCAGCATCGTTCTCGCATCGTTCAGGCCTTCAACGTACCCGTCGGGTACGCTTCAGCCCCTCTCTCGCTGCGGCCTTGCTGACGGTCTTTTTGAGCAGCCCTCTAGCGTCATGAGGCACCAAGATCGCTACCTCTCTGCTACAACTCGGTAATTTCTTTCATCGGAGATAGGCCTACGATGGCGCAGCGAAAAGAATCTGTTGTTCTTCTGATTCATTGCAAGGATCGCAGGGGCATTGTGGCTCGAGTCTCTGGTTTCATTCACGACTTCGGCGGGAATATCCTCGACTCGGAGCACCATACCGATGAAGAGAGCAACGAGTTTCTCATGCGTATGGAGTTTGCCGCCGAGGGCCTGCAGATTCCGCCCGATGAAATCGCAACCGCGTTCGCTCCGGTCGCGAAGACCTTCGAGATGCGCTATGAGGTTCGTCCCTCAAGCCACCGAACGAGAGTCGCCATGTTGGTCTCGAAACAGGATCACTGCCTGGCGGACTTGCTCCAACGACACAAACGCGATGAGTTGCACATCGATGTCCCCGTCATTATCTCCAATCATGACACCTGCGCAAGCTGGGCTGAACTCTTCAAGATTCCCTTCTCCGTCTGTCCCGTGACCAAGGAGACGAAGCCCCAGCAGGAGCAAGCCGTACTCTCCCTCCTGAAGGACCATACTATCGAGCTCGTGGTCATGACCCGCTACATGCAAATCCTCAGCGCCAGCTTTCTGGCGCAGGTCGGCTGTCCAGTCATCAATATCCATCACTCCTTCCTGCCTGCGTTTATGGGAGCAAACCCCTATCGGCAGGCCTATGACCGGGGAGTGAAAATCATCGGAGCCACGGCACATTATGCCACGGAAGATCTGGATGAAGGCCCGATCATCGAGCAAGATGTCATGCATGTGGGCCACCGAGACACCGTTGACGACCTGGTGAGGAAAGGACGGGATCTGGAGGAGATTGTGCTGGCCCGCGCGGTGCGGCGCCATGTTGAGCGACGGGTGTTGGTCTATGGAAGAAAGACGGTGGTATTCGACTAACGACG is a window encoding:
- the rimO gene encoding 30S ribosomal protein S12 methylthiotransferase RimO — translated: MATRLITPSRPSKKKTTIGFVNLGCSKNQVDSEVMLGTLVADGFTLTADPKKAEVVIINTCGFIEEAKQESIDTIIAHGKLKDNGSCLVLIAAGCLAQRYQGDLLKQLPELDGVVGTGEFGKIAEICRDLLAPKKRQQRLWISEPPYLYDADAPRLRLGKAHSAYVKIAEGCNRNCAFCAIPLMRGKQRSRPVESIVAEATRLAAEGVKEINLISQDTVNYGVDLGLRQGLTTLLRELVKVKDLHWIRPFYLYPQQVSDELLDLYAGEEKITKYIDMPLQHINDRMLKRMHRLGDRNTITSLVERIRTRIPAVTFRTAFIVGFPGETEQAFDELRNYVAEAEFDRVAVFLYSDEEDTPALGLDDKIERSVMDERRNELLAVQEEIAAARGQARIGSVMEVLVEGVSEETELLLEGRHEGLAPEIDGVVYINDGSAMAGDVVKVEITDAAMYDLVGHIVP
- the purU gene encoding formyltetrahydrofolate deformylase, translating into MAQRKESVVLLIHCKDRRGIVARVSGFIHDFGGNILDSEHHTDEESNEFLMRMEFAAEGLQIPPDEIATAFAPVAKTFEMRYEVRPSSHRTRVAMLVSKQDHCLADLLQRHKRDELHIDVPVIISNHDTCASWAELFKIPFSVCPVTKETKPQQEQAVLSLLKDHTIELVVMTRYMQILSASFLAQVGCPVINIHHSFLPAFMGANPYRQAYDRGVKIIGATAHYATEDLDEGPIIEQDVMHVGHRDTVDDLVRKGRDLEEIVLARAVRRHVERRVLVYGRKTVVFD